The genomic interval CCTCGATTACACCGAAGCCATCACGCGCATGAACAAAGACCAGCTGGCTTTGGAAGCTGCACAAAGCAGCTTTGCCAAGATTTCGCAGCTGAGTTTGTTTAAGTATTTGAATTAAATGGGCTCAAGTTTTGTTTGAACTGTCCGATTCATCGATTGAGTTAAGAGACTATTAAATGGCAACCACTGCAGTAAGTTCATCCACATCCAGTGCACTGGCGACTTCGGCTGCATCTGTTGCTGCGGCCAACAAGGCTAGTGCGCAAAAGCTGATTACCTCCCTATCCGCTGGTTCAGGGGTGGACGTCGCCTCTTTGGCCAAAAACTTGGTGGACGCTGAACGCGCGCCCCAAGAAAACGCGATCAATGCCAAGATTACCAAAAACGAGGCTCGGGTGTCTGGCTACTCAGCGCTTTCATTTGTGCTGGACGGTGTCAAAACCGCGATGACTTCGTTGAAGGATCAAAACAGCTTCAACTCACTCGTTGCTGGCAACTCGAACCCATCTGCATTCAGTGTCACTGCAGGTGCTACGGCGGTTTCTGGCAGTCATGACGTCAGCGTGCTGCAGCTTGCCAAAGCCCAGCGCACGGTGAGTGACGGTTTACCCTCAGCCAATGCCTCCTTGAATGGCGGCAAAGCCATCACCTTTAGCCTAAGCGTGAGTGGCACGAGCAGCGATATCAAGCTGCCCGACGGCTACGACACCCCTCAAAACGTCGTAGATTTCATCAACGCCGCCAAAAAGGGCGTGACGGCTAAGCTGGTAGACACAGGCGATGGTTCTGCCAATCCCTTCCAAATCGTCCTAACGGGTGATCAGGGCAGTGCAGGAGCCTTTAGTCTGACTCCCAAATACAGCGCAGGTGGCGTGCCCGAGCCGACAACATCTGTCAACGACGGCAATGGCATGACCCTAAAGCTTGCCGTAGGCGGTGTCGCCGTGCCAAATATCGTTTTGGCCGCTGGTGACGATACACCGCAGAAAATGGTTGCTGCCATCAATGCTGCAAATGCAGGTGTCACAGCGTCCTTGGTTGCCAATGCAGCAGGCTCAGACTTTCCCTACAAAATTTTCTTAACTGGTCCAAGCGGTGCGCCATCTGCGTTCTCGCTTTCTGTCGACTATGGCGCTGGTGATGAGGTGATGGTCAGTCCTGGTTTGAATTTCACTGCAAGCAATCCGGTGAACCAAATTGCAGCCGATGCCAAAGTCAAAGTAGACGGCATCACATTCACGCGTAGCACCAACACCATGACCGATGTGGTGCCTGGCCTCACCTTCAACCTCAAAGCCACCACGACCACGGCAGCTGCAGTTGATTTGACACGTGACACCAGCGCCGTCAAAGAAAAGCTCAACGCCATGGTGACGGCATACAACGATGCCATATCCATCATGGGTGAGGTGTCTAACCCTAAATCGACTTTTGAAACCTATGGTGCCACCTTGGTGGGTGACTCTACGGTTCGATCGCTCAAGCAGCAATTGCGTCAAATGATCATGGGGCCTTCCTCAACCCCCGGCGCTACCGTTGGGGCCATGTGGCAAATGGGAATCAGTGTCAACGAGTCGGGAGTGATGTCGATTGACGACACCAAGCTCGATGCGGCCCTGACTACTAACTACAGCGATGTGGTTAAGACCTTTACTGGCAACCAAAATGGCCTGACTGTGTATAGCCCAGCCTCGGGCGGTATTGCGGGTGATGCGGTGCGGAAGCTCACCACCATGTTGGGCGCGACAGGCATCTTGACATCGCAAAGCACATCAGCCACCACGCAAAACACCAAATACCAAGCAGACTTAACCAAGCTGCAAACGCGCATGGACGCATTGCTGGCTCGTTACCAAAAGCAATTTGCATCCATGGATAGTTTGGTGGGTAGCGTCAATAGCCAGAAGACCAGCCTCAAGTCCACATTTGACGGCATGATGGCCAGCCTGACAGGTAAGTCGGGCTAATACTTCTTAATTCTCTTTCTGCTTGTTTAGCCGCTTTGCAAAGTTTTTTTGTAAAGCGGCTAAAGTTTGCCGCCTTTGTGTCGATTAGAGCTAACACGACACTCCTTGCCATTTTTTCGGCAAGGCCGAAAGGAAGGTCTTTATGCTTTCAGAAATTCAAGGCGCTAACCGCCAAAACTATGTGCCACCTGCACCTCAGGGGCGCGCAGCTGTGTCTGTGCCCGCTCCTGAATTGGCTAAGCCACCAGCCCCTGCTGTGGATGTGCATACAGCAGCCGACACATCCAAACCCAAAGTGCAGACGCCCAAACCGGTCGAAATCAAAGTTGACATTGAAAAGATGCGCACTGATCTCAAAGCATCTATTGAAAAGCTCAATGAATCTTTGCGTGATGGTGGTCGCAACTTGAACTTTCACATGGATGAAAAAGTGGGCGGCTTGGTTGTGCTTGTGAAGAACGCAGATACAGGCGAAGTGGTGCGTCAAATACCCAACGAGACTGTGGTGCGCATGGCGCACAGTATTGAAGCCTTCAAAGGCATCTTGCATAACGAACTTAGTTAAATAATTTTTCGCTTGCCTCTCAAGTTTTTTTAGGGGCTGACGAATCATCAACCATGGAGGGGAACAAATTCGTGCTCCCCAACACATTAACCCTCAGTGATGACTTTTTAGGAGAAACATCATGTCAGTGATCAACACCAACGTTAAAGCTCTTGCAGCACAAGGCTCGCTGAGCAATGTGAACAAGGCTCTCGAAACTTCGATGGAGCGCCTGTCTACTGGTTTGCGCATCAACACCGCCGCCGACGACGCAGCAGGCTTGGCCATTACCAACCGTATGACTTCTCAAATCCGTGGTTACGCCGTTGCCATCCGCAACAGTAACGACGGTATCTCGATGACTCAAACCGCCGACGGCGCTATGGGGCAAGTGACCAGCATGTTGCAGCGCATGCGTGAACTGTCTGTGCAAGCAGCCAACGGTGCAATGTCTGACGCAGACCGCGGCAACATTCAGCAAGAAGTGTCACAACTGAAAATGCAAATTGACGATGTGGCTAACAAGACTAACCACAACAACATCAAGTTGTTGGACGGCTCGGCTGGCAAGATTGTTTTGCAAACTGGCACCAACGCCAACGACACCATGACCATTGGTTTTGGTTCTGTGAAAACCAAAGACATTGGCTTGGGTTCACGCGCTGCATTGACATCTACAGGTGGTTTTACTGGCGCATCAGCTGGTACTGCTAATGCTGCTTTTGTGGCAGGCTCTATCACTTTGAATGGCGTATCTGTTGGCGCTTCATTAGACATTAGCGATACATTGTCATACCAAGCTGCTGCAGGCTCTAAGGCAACCAGCGCAATTGCCAAAGCAGCGGCCATCAATGCAGTATCAGCACAAAGCGGCGTATTTGCAACTGTTGGTCAAACTACAGTTTCAGGCGTTGTTCAAGCTACAGGTACTGCAGTTGCCGGCATGGTCAAGGTCAACGGCGTTGACACTGCAGCCTTCACGTTAACAACCAACAACGAGATTAACCGTGCGACTGTTGCCAAAGCAATTAACGACATTTCTGACCGTACTGGCGTGCGTGCAACCAACACTGGTGACGATAACCAAGGCTTGAGCTTGGTGGCTGCTGATGGCCGCAACATAACTTTGGCTGCAGGCTCAACACCTGGTACCGCTACATTTGGTCAAATGGGTTTAGCCGCTGCTGGTACTTATGTCGGTTCTTACGAGTTGAGCACCAAAGATGGCGCACCTATCACCGTGGGTAGCTTGGTTTCAAACGTGCAAACTGGCGAAAAAGTATCAGGTTTGAACTTCGGAACATACGCTGCTGACAAAGCACAGATTGTTACTACCGACCGTACTGTTCAAGTGGCAGCTCCAACCAATGCAACCTCTGGTTTGCTGGGTGGTAACACATTGGTGATCAATGGTGTGGGTATTGCTGCTGCTAACGGCGCCTCTGACACTGCTTCTTATGAAGGCTCTCTGGCTGTCAGTTCGACAAAAGCTGCTAGTGCGATTTCGATTGCTGCTGCGATCAACAAATCCACAAGCATGACAGGTGTGACTGCTACGGCGGCAGCCAACGTTGTTGCTGGCACAGGTTTCACTGCAGGTGTGGTTACAGCGATTGAGCTCAATGGTGTTTCATTTACATCCACTCTGGGTGCAAATTCGACCCGCGACGACGTGTTGTCAACCTTGAACGCTAAGTCTGGTGAGACAGGTGTTGTTGCAACGGCTTACGATGCGGGTATTAAATTGACAGCTGCCGATGGTCGCAATATTTCTATTGCTGTCACTGGTACTGGTGGTGCTGCTGCATTGGGCTTGACAGGTGTGACGGTTGGTGCAGCAGGTGCGGGCGCTACTCACTACGCTGGTGTTCAGTTGTCTTCTGACAAAGCCTTCACAGTTGACAGTGGCAGCGAAGGTGATACTTTAGGATTTAAAAATCTTGGTTTCACTCAAGGTACTTTTGGTGGTGCTAACTCCGGCGTTAAAGTCGCCGAGATTGACGTGAGCACTATGGCTGGTGCAACGACAGCACTGAAAGCTATTGATGCTGCCATCAATACAGTTAGCCAGTATCAAGCCACTGCAGGCGCATACCAAAATCGTTTGGATGCAGTGGTCAGCAACTTGACCGAGTCGACTCAAAACATGTCTGCCTCACGCAGCCGTATTTTGGATACTGACTACGCGACAGAAACTACTGCGATGGCTCGTTCACAAATCGTTGCACAAGCCGCTACAGCGATGTTGGCTCAAGCCAACCAATCGGCACAGTCTGTGCTGTCACTCTTGAAGTAAGTTCGAATTAAAATTCGACTTTTCCAAAACGGCGAGCTTTGCTCGCCGTTTTTTTTGGTTGATAGAATGTTGAAATACTGACAAAAATATTTCTGCTCACCATGAAACAAATACAAGCCTCAGAGTTGGTTGATCACATTGAAGTAATTTTGGGCGGAGTCTCATGCCTATCTCTTGATTGTTTTGACACAATTTTCTGGCGAAATTTCGCATCGCCAGTTGACGTTTTTTTTGAATTCGAAAAAAATTCTTTATTCTCTAAATATGGAATAAAAGCTGCTCATCGTATTAGTTTTGAAAAAAGAGCACGATTTCAAAAATATATAAATACAGGATCTACGGAAGTCAATTTATATGAAATATACAAAGAAGGACTCCCACTTCTGAATGAGTATGAAATAATTAAATTAATTCATGCGGAAATAGAAACAGAAATAAAATATGGTTATATATTTTTTCCTGTGCTAAAGCTTATTAAGGCTGCGAAACAAAAAGGACTTAAGGTTATCATTGTAAGTGATACATATTTAAAGAGCGATGAATTATTGCAACTGATTAGATCAAAAGAATCGAATATTGATAATTTAATTGATAATGTTTTCACATCATGCGAAAATTCGAAATCAAAAGCAGATGGAATATGGGAGAATGTTTTAAATAGTATTAATATACCACCTGCGGAAATTGTTCACATTGGTGATAGTTATCGATCCGATTTTTTGTCGGCCTCATCATTTGGAATTAAATCTATGCATTTAATTCAGCACTCCGATCAGGTAGAGCAAATTTTAGATGCTCGTGTGAATGCTGGTTTGCAATTGATGCCAAATTTGAGATTTAAGCAGGGGATGCCATCACTCAATCATGGTATCTTTTCCGAAGTTAAATTTGATGAAGAATCGCTATATTCTATAGGCTTTAGGTCGATAGGGCCAATTCTTTCAGGTTTTACTAATTTCATTGAGACTACGGTTAACAACCTTTCAAAAAGCTCCAAAGACTTCAAAGTTGCATTTCTAATGCGAGATGGATATTTGCCGTCGCTATGTTTAAAAAGTGTTTTGCCAGAAAGAGAACTGTGTAGTTTAAACATAAGCCGTTTTACAGCTATTGCAGCTTCATTTTATTCAAAAAATGACATACTTGCTTTTATCAAAGATGGTGTAAGCGCGGGAAGCATTGATTCATTGCTTAAACAACTCCTGTTAAATAATGAAGATATCAAATTTTTTCAAGAGCACACCGACAGGAATCACTACGAACTTTTGCTTTCTCTAATTAAATTTATTGAAATAAAGGAAATTCAAGAAAAAATAATTTCACGTTCGTTTAATTTCAGAGAAAGATTAATGCGTCATGTGCGACGCGAGACCGGTGTCTCTAACGGACAGACTTTAGTATTGATAGATCTTGGGTACAATGGAACTATTCAGAATAAGCTGAAAAAAATATTACTAAATGAAATAAATGTTAATCCGTATGGCATTTATTTAATATCGAATTGCGTTAATTTAGATAATTTAGATAGAGTTGGTTTAATAGATCAAAGAAATTATGATTTGAGAACTATTCAAACATTAACTAAATATATTGCAACTCTTGAGATGATGTGCACAAATCAATACGGCAGTGTTGTAAATTACGAAGATGATGGAACCCCGCTCTTATTAGCTAGTAAATATAATGCATCGCAAATTGAACGAATTAAAGCAATTCAATCTGGTTGCGTTGATTTTGTTGCGAAATTTAATGAATCTAATTTCGGTGAAAATATCTATGATGAAGAGTATTTTTCTTCATCAGTTGCATCAGATCTCGCGCGATTATTGTTTTTCCCTCTTCGGCATGAGTTGCGTGCCTTATCGGAATTTCAATTTGATGTAAATTTAGGCAGCGAGACCAGTGTAGATCTTTTAAACTTTAGCAAATGTGAAGAAGATTTACGAAGAGTAGGTATAACTTATACGGCAATTGGCGCTCAATCTGCTATAAATAAAGAGCTAAGGATGAGTCATCCATTAGAGATTCGTAAATTTGATTTATTCTTATCTAATTATTTAATGGCTGCAAATAGATTTGGATTAAATGTTAAATTGAAAGATTTTTCTTATGCTGATTTTTCAATTAAACTTTTGCTAGTTAATGAGTCAGCGCAAAATATTTTAGATCTAGAAACTTTCAAGACTTATGAAGGATTTTATACATGCGTTATTCCCCCTGTTTCTAATGCAAGCGTTGGAATTTCATTCGGAAAATATTCAGGTTTAGTCCAAATTCAAGAGTTAATTGTTTGGGATTCAGACTCATTGGCTGCTGGCGATAAATTGATCGAAGGTTTAGATTATGAATTTGAAGGCTGTGAAAAAATTCGTGAAAATATTTTTAGATTTGATGGCGGTTCATTTATTGAGATAAAGTCGATAAAATTTGATCTGAAAAATTCAATTATGATAGTTTTCAGGCCGCTTGATTAAACTGGGCTATAGATTAAATGATTAATATTATTGCATTTCATTGCGTTCCTTATGATGTAGATCCTAATGTTGAAAACTTTTGGATTTTATTAAGTGAACGCTTACGTTTATTAGGGAGAAATCTTATTCTTATAACGACGACTGAAATATATTCAAATAATATTGAGTATGTCCAAGTCCCGTTTAAGATTACAGAGTACCATTCTCTTGATTGTGCTGCTACCAATACTATTTCTAACGCTACTGAAATTAAATCGATTCAAAATTGGTATAAGTGTGGATTCGAGGAGGCGGTAGCTAGGCTTTTAGTTTGTGAAAATTTATTTAAGAAATTATTTAATGAGCTTAATCCATCTGCCGTGATTTCTTGGCAAAGTGCTAACCCAATATCACGATTGGTTAGACGACTGTGCTTGGATATGGATCTGCCTTGGTGGTGTGCCGAACGTGGTTGGATAAATGACACTTTGATGCTTGATTTATCTGAGAATAATCGATTGAGTGAAGTTACTACAAGTTTTGCGTTGAATAGAATTTATTATCAGTATAAGTCAAAACCAGACTTGTATGAAAATATTAAAGCTAGGTTGGTGAAGGGCAAGAGTACTGCTAGATATGCGGAAAAAAAATGTACCAGTGAAGAAAATATAAGAAAACTTTATGAAATTCCTGCGGCATCAAAGATTTTTGTACTATTTACGCATGGAGAGCCTCATTTAAATGCATTGGATAATAAATTGACAATAAATCATTCAATGGACTCTGATGGATTGGAACTTAAAATCAAGAGTATTGCTCACGCAATAAGTTTAAATAACGATTATTTGATAATCAAAGAACATCCTTTTAATTCTTTGTATGATTCTGAAATTAATATGGAATCCTTTGATTGTAAAAATATAATCATGTCGAAGCTTGAAGGGGTTGATCAGCTTTTATTTCAGGGTAATTATTTTTTATTTACTTGTAGCACGATTCAGTTTAATGCCGCACTTATGGATAAGCGTTTTGGTTTGTTATCGCGGGGTTTGTTGAGTGGGCCGGATATGGCGCCATTTGTTGATGACTTTAATTCAATTGAAGATTTTTTAAATTGTATAAAAAATAAAAATGATTGGGTTAAAAGAAATGAAGAAGTAAAGAAAATGATTTGTTTTTTATTTGATTATTGTTTATTGGATATAAGCCCTGATAATTCTTCAGCCTCTTCAGAGGAGCTGGCTAAACATCTTGCAATTTATAATTGATACTATAATTAATATTTGTCTTTATGAAAGTTTTGCATTTATGTCTTACTCCACTTGCTGGTGCGCCTATTCGATTGGTGCAAGCGCTGAATAGATTCACGGATGTTGAAGCGAGATTGGTGAATTTTAATCCGCGTATATATGGAAATAGGGCCTTCGACGAAGACATAGATTTTACAAAACAATCCGAATTAGTGCATGAATTAGTTGAGAAAGCGGACATTGTTCATTGCCATCACTGGATTGAACTACAAAACAATCCTTTTGGAATAGATTTAACGCGCAAGTTAGTAGTAAGGCAATTCCATTCAGAACCTGGGTTTGTTTCACGTCATGCAGGGGTTCCTGTTGAAATTATTCTTAATGATCGCTGCCCTCAGCTTGTGGTCGCCCAATTCCATGAGCGGCTTTA from Limnohabitans curvus carries:
- the fliD gene encoding flagellar filament capping protein FliD translates to MATTAVSSSTSSALATSAASVAAANKASAQKLITSLSAGSGVDVASLAKNLVDAERAPQENAINAKITKNEARVSGYSALSFVLDGVKTAMTSLKDQNSFNSLVAGNSNPSAFSVTAGATAVSGSHDVSVLQLAKAQRTVSDGLPSANASLNGGKAITFSLSVSGTSSDIKLPDGYDTPQNVVDFINAAKKGVTAKLVDTGDGSANPFQIVLTGDQGSAGAFSLTPKYSAGGVPEPTTSVNDGNGMTLKLAVGGVAVPNIVLAAGDDTPQKMVAAINAANAGVTASLVANAAGSDFPYKIFLTGPSGAPSAFSLSVDYGAGDEVMVSPGLNFTASNPVNQIAADAKVKVDGITFTRSTNTMTDVVPGLTFNLKATTTTAAAVDLTRDTSAVKEKLNAMVTAYNDAISIMGEVSNPKSTFETYGATLVGDSTVRSLKQQLRQMIMGPSSTPGATVGAMWQMGISVNESGVMSIDDTKLDAALTTNYSDVVKTFTGNQNGLTVYSPASGGIAGDAVRKLTTMLGATGILTSQSTSATTQNTKYQADLTKLQTRMDALLARYQKQFASMDSLVGSVNSQKTSLKSTFDGMMASLTGKSG
- a CDS encoding flagellar protein FlaG, whose product is MLSEIQGANRQNYVPPAPQGRAAVSVPAPELAKPPAPAVDVHTAADTSKPKVQTPKPVEIKVDIEKMRTDLKASIEKLNESLRDGGRNLNFHMDEKVGGLVVLVKNADTGEVVRQIPNETVVRMAHSIEAFKGILHNELS
- a CDS encoding flagellin encodes the protein MSVINTNVKALAAQGSLSNVNKALETSMERLSTGLRINTAADDAAGLAITNRMTSQIRGYAVAIRNSNDGISMTQTADGAMGQVTSMLQRMRELSVQAANGAMSDADRGNIQQEVSQLKMQIDDVANKTNHNNIKLLDGSAGKIVLQTGTNANDTMTIGFGSVKTKDIGLGSRAALTSTGGFTGASAGTANAAFVAGSITLNGVSVGASLDISDTLSYQAAAGSKATSAIAKAAAINAVSAQSGVFATVGQTTVSGVVQATGTAVAGMVKVNGVDTAAFTLTTNNEINRATVAKAINDISDRTGVRATNTGDDNQGLSLVAADGRNITLAAGSTPGTATFGQMGLAAAGTYVGSYELSTKDGAPITVGSLVSNVQTGEKVSGLNFGTYAADKAQIVTTDRTVQVAAPTNATSGLLGGNTLVINGVGIAAANGASDTASYEGSLAVSSTKAASAISIAAAINKSTSMTGVTATAAANVVAGTGFTAGVVTAIELNGVSFTSTLGANSTRDDVLSTLNAKSGETGVVATAYDAGIKLTAADGRNISIAVTGTGGAAALGLTGVTVGAAGAGATHYAGVQLSSDKAFTVDSGSEGDTLGFKNLGFTQGTFGGANSGVKVAEIDVSTMAGATTALKAIDAAINTVSQYQATAGAYQNRLDAVVSNLTESTQNMSASRSRILDTDYATETTAMARSQIVAQAATAMLAQANQSAQSVLSLLK
- a CDS encoding HAD family hydrolase, coding for MKQIQASELVDHIEVILGGVSCLSLDCFDTIFWRNFASPVDVFFEFEKNSLFSKYGIKAAHRISFEKRARFQKYINTGSTEVNLYEIYKEGLPLLNEYEIIKLIHAEIETEIKYGYIFFPVLKLIKAAKQKGLKVIIVSDTYLKSDELLQLIRSKESNIDNLIDNVFTSCENSKSKADGIWENVLNSINIPPAEIVHIGDSYRSDFLSASSFGIKSMHLIQHSDQVEQILDARVNAGLQLMPNLRFKQGMPSLNHGIFSEVKFDEESLYSIGFRSIGPILSGFTNFIETTVNNLSKSSKDFKVAFLMRDGYLPSLCLKSVLPERELCSLNISRFTAIAASFYSKNDILAFIKDGVSAGSIDSLLKQLLLNNEDIKFFQEHTDRNHYELLLSLIKFIEIKEIQEKIISRSFNFRERLMRHVRRETGVSNGQTLVLIDLGYNGTIQNKLKKILLNEINVNPYGIYLISNCVNLDNLDRVGLIDQRNYDLRTIQTLTKYIATLEMMCTNQYGSVVNYEDDGTPLLLASKYNASQIERIKAIQSGCVDFVAKFNESNFGENIYDEEYFSSSVASDLARLLFFPLRHELRALSEFQFDVNLGSETSVDLLNFSKCEEDLRRVGITYTAIGAQSAINKELRMSHPLEIRKFDLFLSNYLMAANRFGLNVKLKDFSYADFSIKLLLVNESAQNILDLETFKTYEGFYTCVIPPVSNASVGISFGKYSGLVQIQELIVWDSDSLAAGDKLIEGLDYEFEGCEKIRENIFRFDGGSFIEIKSIKFDLKNSIMIVFRPLD